In one Hypanus sabinus isolate sHypSab1 chromosome 11, sHypSab1.hap1, whole genome shotgun sequence genomic region, the following are encoded:
- the hsd17b7 gene encoding 3-keto-steroid reductase isoform X1, translating into MASPAAVRASSARKVVLVTGANSGIGLALCGRILSEDNQIHLCMACRNMQKAEDAKSELLLSHPGADISLLKIDIGNVNSVIKGAIEIKQRYQRLDYLYLNAGIMPNPRFNLKAFLDGLFSREVFSMFTTGNGLLTQEDWLTDDGLQQVFMTNVFGHFLLIRNLEPLFDQAGCTSQIIWTSSRNARKSAFSLTDYQHSQGQESYSSSKYASDLLSVSLNKHYNSKKRKKEEKKGLPGYRRIPTCSMEFKITLGVFSSVVCPGLVMTNLTYGIFPPIFWTIIAPFMWLIRIFTSSFTLNPYNGTEAMVWLFRQKPESLDPIVKYQSCTSGLGNNYVAQYKMDIDIETAEVFYQEMLKLENKMKANTQKTGDNS; encoded by the exons ATGGCATCGCCGGCTGCCGTCCGAGCATCGAGCGCTCGCAAGGTTGTCCTGGTAACGGGAGCGAACAG CGGCATTGGACTGGCTCTTTGTGGTCGCATTCTGTCTGAGGATAACCAGATACACCTTTGTATGGCATGTCGAAACATGCAGAAAGCAGAGGATGCTAAGTCCGAACTTCTGCTGTCACATCCAGGAGCTGATATTAGTCTTTTGAAGATAGACATAGGAAACGTTAACTCGGTGATCAAAGGAGCAATAGAAATAAAACAAAG GTATCAACGTTTAGATTATCTCTATCTAAATGCTGGGATTATGCCAAACCCTCGTTTCAATTTGAAAGCCTTTCTAGATGGCTTATTTTCCAG GGAAGTATTTAGTATGTTTACCACTGGGAATGGATTGCTAACACAGGAAGATTGGCTTACCGATGATGGACTACAGCAGGTCTTTATGACAAATGTCTTTGGACATTTTTTACTA ATTCGAAACTTGGAACCTTTGTTTGATCAAGCTGGCTGTACATCACAGATAATTTGGACGTCTTCTAGAAATGCAAGAAAATCTGCCTTCAGTTTAACTGACTACCAACATAGCCAAGGCCAGGAATCTTACAGTTCGTCTAAATATGCATCTGATCTTTTGAGTGTATCCTTGAACAAACACTATAATAGCAAG aaaagaaagaaagaagaaaaaaaaggattgcctggatatcggaggatccccacatgctccatggagttcaaaataacttta GGTGTGTTTTCCAGTGTGGTATGCCCAGGACTTGTGATGACAAATTTGACTTATGGCATTTTTCCTCCCATTTTCTGGACAATTATAGCACCCTTTATGTGGCTG ATCCGTATATTCACAAGTTCATTTACTTTGAACCCATATAATGGAACAGAAGCAATG GTTTGGTTGTTCAGACAGAAGCCAGAGTCGTTGGATCCAATCGTGAAATACCAGAGCTGCACATCTGGATTAGGAAATAATTATGTTGCCCAATACAAG ATGGACATTGACATTGAAACAGCTGAAGTATTTTATCAAGAAATGCTGAAGCTTGAAAACAAGATGAAAGCAAACACTCAGAAAACTGGGGACAATAGCTAG
- the hsd17b7 gene encoding 3-keto-steroid reductase isoform X2, producing the protein MASPAAVRASSARKVVLVTGANSGIGLALCGRILSEDNQIHLCMACRNMQKAEDAKSELLLSHPGADISLLKIDIGNVNSVIKGAIEIKQRYQRLDYLYLNAGIMPNPRFNLKAFLDGLFSREVFSMFTTGNGLLTQEDWLTDDGLQQVFMTNVFGHFLLIRNLEPLFDQAGCTSQIIWTSSRNARKSAFSLTDYQHSQGQESYSSSKYASDLLSVSLNKHYNSKGVFSSVVCPGLVMTNLTYGIFPPIFWTIIAPFMWLIRIFTSSFTLNPYNGTEAMVWLFRQKPESLDPIVKYQSCTSGLGNNYVAQYKMDIDIETAEVFYQEMLKLENKMKANTQKTGDNS; encoded by the exons ATGGCATCGCCGGCTGCCGTCCGAGCATCGAGCGCTCGCAAGGTTGTCCTGGTAACGGGAGCGAACAG CGGCATTGGACTGGCTCTTTGTGGTCGCATTCTGTCTGAGGATAACCAGATACACCTTTGTATGGCATGTCGAAACATGCAGAAAGCAGAGGATGCTAAGTCCGAACTTCTGCTGTCACATCCAGGAGCTGATATTAGTCTTTTGAAGATAGACATAGGAAACGTTAACTCGGTGATCAAAGGAGCAATAGAAATAAAACAAAG GTATCAACGTTTAGATTATCTCTATCTAAATGCTGGGATTATGCCAAACCCTCGTTTCAATTTGAAAGCCTTTCTAGATGGCTTATTTTCCAG GGAAGTATTTAGTATGTTTACCACTGGGAATGGATTGCTAACACAGGAAGATTGGCTTACCGATGATGGACTACAGCAGGTCTTTATGACAAATGTCTTTGGACATTTTTTACTA ATTCGAAACTTGGAACCTTTGTTTGATCAAGCTGGCTGTACATCACAGATAATTTGGACGTCTTCTAGAAATGCAAGAAAATCTGCCTTCAGTTTAACTGACTACCAACATAGCCAAGGCCAGGAATCTTACAGTTCGTCTAAATATGCATCTGATCTTTTGAGTGTATCCTTGAACAAACACTATAATAGCAAG GGTGTGTTTTCCAGTGTGGTATGCCCAGGACTTGTGATGACAAATTTGACTTATGGCATTTTTCCTCCCATTTTCTGGACAATTATAGCACCCTTTATGTGGCTG ATCCGTATATTCACAAGTTCATTTACTTTGAACCCATATAATGGAACAGAAGCAATG GTTTGGTTGTTCAGACAGAAGCCAGAGTCGTTGGATCCAATCGTGAAATACCAGAGCTGCACATCTGGATTAGGAAATAATTATGTTGCCCAATACAAG ATGGACATTGACATTGAAACAGCTGAAGTATTTTATCAAGAAATGCTGAAGCTTGAAAACAAGATGAAAGCAAACACTCAGAAAACTGGGGACAATAGCTAG
- the hsd17b7 gene encoding 3-keto-steroid reductase isoform X5, with product MASPAAVRASSARKVVLVTGANSGIGLALCGRILSEDNQIHLCMACRNMQKAEDAKSELLLSHPGADISLLKIDIGNVNSVIKGAIEIKQRYQRLDYLYLNAGIMPNPRFNLKAFLDGLFSREVFSMFTTGNGLLTQEDWLTDDGLQQVFMTNVFGHFLLIRNLEPLFDQAGCTSQIIWTSSRNARKSAFSLTDYQHSQGQESYSSSKYASDLLSVSLNKHYNSKVAYLYMSRTMPQIIPAALGLSVLNCHRSKAF from the exons ATGGCATCGCCGGCTGCCGTCCGAGCATCGAGCGCTCGCAAGGTTGTCCTGGTAACGGGAGCGAACAG CGGCATTGGACTGGCTCTTTGTGGTCGCATTCTGTCTGAGGATAACCAGATACACCTTTGTATGGCATGTCGAAACATGCAGAAAGCAGAGGATGCTAAGTCCGAACTTCTGCTGTCACATCCAGGAGCTGATATTAGTCTTTTGAAGATAGACATAGGAAACGTTAACTCGGTGATCAAAGGAGCAATAGAAATAAAACAAAG GTATCAACGTTTAGATTATCTCTATCTAAATGCTGGGATTATGCCAAACCCTCGTTTCAATTTGAAAGCCTTTCTAGATGGCTTATTTTCCAG GGAAGTATTTAGTATGTTTACCACTGGGAATGGATTGCTAACACAGGAAGATTGGCTTACCGATGATGGACTACAGCAGGTCTTTATGACAAATGTCTTTGGACATTTTTTACTA ATTCGAAACTTGGAACCTTTGTTTGATCAAGCTGGCTGTACATCACAGATAATTTGGACGTCTTCTAGAAATGCAAGAAAATCTGCCTTCAGTTTAACTGACTACCAACATAGCCAAGGCCAGGAATCTTACAGTTCGTCTAAATATGCATCTGATCTTTTGAGTGTATCCTTGAACAAACACTATAATAGCAAG GTTGCCTACCTGTACATGTCACGAACCATGCCACAGATAATTCCTGCTGCCCTTGGGTTAAGTGTGTTGAACTGCCAcagatcaaaggccttctga
- the hsd17b7 gene encoding 3-keto-steroid reductase isoform X4, with product MASPAAVRASSARKVVLVTGANSGIGLALCGRILSEDNQIHLCMACRNMQKAEDAKSELLLSHPGADISLLKIDIGNVNSVIKGAIEIKQRYQRLDYLYLNAGIMPNPRFNLKAFLDGLFSREVFSMFTTGNGLLTQEDWLTDDGLQQVFMTNVFGHFLLIRNLEPLFDQAGCTSQIIWTSSRNARKSAFSLTDYQHSQGQESYSSSKYASDLLSVSLNKHYNSKIRIFTSSFTLNPYNGTEAMVWLFRQKPESLDPIVKYQSCTSGLGNNYVAQYKMDIDIETAEVFYQEMLKLENKMKANTQKTGDNS from the exons ATGGCATCGCCGGCTGCCGTCCGAGCATCGAGCGCTCGCAAGGTTGTCCTGGTAACGGGAGCGAACAG CGGCATTGGACTGGCTCTTTGTGGTCGCATTCTGTCTGAGGATAACCAGATACACCTTTGTATGGCATGTCGAAACATGCAGAAAGCAGAGGATGCTAAGTCCGAACTTCTGCTGTCACATCCAGGAGCTGATATTAGTCTTTTGAAGATAGACATAGGAAACGTTAACTCGGTGATCAAAGGAGCAATAGAAATAAAACAAAG GTATCAACGTTTAGATTATCTCTATCTAAATGCTGGGATTATGCCAAACCCTCGTTTCAATTTGAAAGCCTTTCTAGATGGCTTATTTTCCAG GGAAGTATTTAGTATGTTTACCACTGGGAATGGATTGCTAACACAGGAAGATTGGCTTACCGATGATGGACTACAGCAGGTCTTTATGACAAATGTCTTTGGACATTTTTTACTA ATTCGAAACTTGGAACCTTTGTTTGATCAAGCTGGCTGTACATCACAGATAATTTGGACGTCTTCTAGAAATGCAAGAAAATCTGCCTTCAGTTTAACTGACTACCAACATAGCCAAGGCCAGGAATCTTACAGTTCGTCTAAATATGCATCTGATCTTTTGAGTGTATCCTTGAACAAACACTATAATAGCAAG ATCCGTATATTCACAAGTTCATTTACTTTGAACCCATATAATGGAACAGAAGCAATG GTTTGGTTGTTCAGACAGAAGCCAGAGTCGTTGGATCCAATCGTGAAATACCAGAGCTGCACATCTGGATTAGGAAATAATTATGTTGCCCAATACAAG ATGGACATTGACATTGAAACAGCTGAAGTATTTTATCAAGAAATGCTGAAGCTTGAAAACAAGATGAAAGCAAACACTCAGAAAACTGGGGACAATAGCTAG
- the hsd17b7 gene encoding 3-keto-steroid reductase isoform X3 encodes MACRNMQKAEDAKSELLLSHPGADISLLKIDIGNVNSVIKGAIEIKQRYQRLDYLYLNAGIMPNPRFNLKAFLDGLFSREVFSMFTTGNGLLTQEDWLTDDGLQQVFMTNVFGHFLLIRNLEPLFDQAGCTSQIIWTSSRNARKSAFSLTDYQHSQGQESYSSSKYASDLLSVSLNKHYNSKKRKKEEKKGLPGYRRIPTCSMEFKITLGVFSSVVCPGLVMTNLTYGIFPPIFWTIIAPFMWLIRIFTSSFTLNPYNGTEAMVWLFRQKPESLDPIVKYQSCTSGLGNNYVAQYKMDIDIETAEVFYQEMLKLENKMKANTQKTGDNS; translated from the exons ATGGCATGTCGAAACATGCAGAAAGCAGAGGATGCTAAGTCCGAACTTCTGCTGTCACATCCAGGAGCTGATATTAGTCTTTTGAAGATAGACATAGGAAACGTTAACTCGGTGATCAAAGGAGCAATAGAAATAAAACAAAG GTATCAACGTTTAGATTATCTCTATCTAAATGCTGGGATTATGCCAAACCCTCGTTTCAATTTGAAAGCCTTTCTAGATGGCTTATTTTCCAG GGAAGTATTTAGTATGTTTACCACTGGGAATGGATTGCTAACACAGGAAGATTGGCTTACCGATGATGGACTACAGCAGGTCTTTATGACAAATGTCTTTGGACATTTTTTACTA ATTCGAAACTTGGAACCTTTGTTTGATCAAGCTGGCTGTACATCACAGATAATTTGGACGTCTTCTAGAAATGCAAGAAAATCTGCCTTCAGTTTAACTGACTACCAACATAGCCAAGGCCAGGAATCTTACAGTTCGTCTAAATATGCATCTGATCTTTTGAGTGTATCCTTGAACAAACACTATAATAGCAAG aaaagaaagaaagaagaaaaaaaaggattgcctggatatcggaggatccccacatgctccatggagttcaaaataacttta GGTGTGTTTTCCAGTGTGGTATGCCCAGGACTTGTGATGACAAATTTGACTTATGGCATTTTTCCTCCCATTTTCTGGACAATTATAGCACCCTTTATGTGGCTG ATCCGTATATTCACAAGTTCATTTACTTTGAACCCATATAATGGAACAGAAGCAATG GTTTGGTTGTTCAGACAGAAGCCAGAGTCGTTGGATCCAATCGTGAAATACCAGAGCTGCACATCTGGATTAGGAAATAATTATGTTGCCCAATACAAG ATGGACATTGACATTGAAACAGCTGAAGTATTTTATCAAGAAATGCTGAAGCTTGAAAACAAGATGAAAGCAAACACTCAGAAAACTGGGGACAATAGCTAG